AACCGTTGTTACGACAGCCAAACTGAGTTTCTGGCGGAGTATTACGGGGCCGAGCGGCTGCCCATCCGCTATACGCTGCATTCGAGCTAGCGCCCCACCACTACCCGCTTCCCAGGCCGTGTCAAGACGTCGACCGGAAAAGAATTGGCACCACCAAACCCCCGAGAGTCATTCCCGCGGAAGCGGGAATCCAGGGGTAGTGGGGGGCACTACAACGGCGTTGGCCCGCCTCGCCGCCCCTGGATTCCCGCTTCCGCGGGAATGACGTTCTGTTACGTAGTTGCCTCATGAGTCTTGACACAGTCTGTTCCGCGGGAATGACGATTCGGAACTCATGACGTGCACCTAACCGGCTTGCGCTCCAAAGGAGACCCAACCATGTGGTACCTCGTACTCTCTCGTTCCCTTCCCGAAAAGGAAGAACTCAAGCAACGCAACTACGACGATCACCGGGATTGGCTGGAACAACAGCATCGGGCCGGCCGCCTGCTCTTCTCGGGGCCGACGTCCGACCGCGCCTACGGAATCTACGTCATGCTGGCTTCAAGCCTGAGCGAAGCCCAGGCCCTCGCGGGGGAGGATCCCCACCACGCCCGCGGAATCCGGACCATGGAAGTCCTGGAATGGGCTCCGCACCGGGCATTCCGCATGGAAGCCACCACCATCGCCGACGTAGAGGCCATGGCGAGCGGCAACGGACCGGCCTAACGCCGGCGGCGGTCTGCCCGGTCGTGGCGGCGGGGACGGTCATGCCGGCTGAACCGGTCATGGCGGTGAGATCGGCCGCGCCGTTGCAGCCGGTCGTGCCGGTCGGCACGATCACGACGGTTGAGGCGGTCGTGGCGGTGAGACCGACCCTGACGGTGCAGCCGGTCGTGGCGACGCAACCGGTCATGTCGATGGAACCGGCGCGGCCGGTCCTGACGGATCCCGTAGAACAGGATCACCGGCGCCGCCCAGTGGTAAGGATTAGGGCGGGGATAGTGGCGGCGATCCTTGTAAACGCGAGTGTAGACCGGCTTCGGCGCGACGGGTTGGTGCCATGCGCCGGCCGCCGTGCGGCAGCGCGTGCCCCAGACCTGGGCCTGGCGGTTGTCGACGAAAACCTCGCGCTCGAACTTGCGGCAATCCTGCCCCGCGGCGTTGCGGTAGGTCAGCGTCGGGGTGACCGTGCCCCAGTGGCCGGTCTCGAGGCTCTCCCATAATTCGGCCTCTCCGGTCCTGTTGAACTCGAGCGCGTTCTGAAGCGCCTGCTCCTGGTGACGTCGATCGGCATTGGACAGCAGCGCATCGGGGGACGGCGCGCCCGCCCATGCCGCTCCCATACAGAACGCCAACGCAACCGGAACTACTAACGCGGTGACAAGCCGCTTCATGAGACCACCTCCATGCCAGGAGTGCCCGTAAACTGCCTTCAAGTATACGCTCCGGAAGGCGGTCTCACAATCGGCCAACACGAATTTACCGGGCAAGCCGCTAGCGTCCCTCGCGCTCCATCGCCGCCAACCGTTCCCGGGCCTTGGCCGCGAACGGGCTGTCGGGATGGTCGCGCAGGATACGGTTGTAGAGCTTGCGCGCGTGCTCCTTGTTGTTTTGCACTTCCTCGAACTGCGCGGTCTCGAACATCTCCTCCGCCCCGTCGCCGCAGCCCGCCAAGGGCAGCACCAGCATCAAGACCAACAGCACGCGCACACAGATCCTGCGAATCGATTCAAACGTCGTCATCGAGTTTCACCCCATGTGTGTCGCCCAATCCCAATTTGACAGGAACCCGCGACTGTGGCGAACTGAACGCCGCATCGCTGTCCATTGGAACCTCGCCCTGAGCCCGGAGGAAACGACCATGCCGATCATCGACGCAGACGCCCACGTTGTGGAAATCGACGAGACCTGGGAATACCTCGAACCCTCCGAACGGGAGTACAAGCCCGGCGTGGTCTACGAGAGGCTGGAGAACGGCGAGACTCTCAAGTCCTGGATCATCGGTGGCAACAAGGTGGGGACCCCGTGGCCCGGTGGTGGAACCCGAAGCGACGCCATCACCGGCACCTTCATCGGTAACGTGCCGCTGGACCTCAAGGCCAAGTACATGCTGGACGTGGACGCCCGGCTGGCGCACATGGACGAGTTGGGCACCGACACCCAAGTGCTCTTCCCCACCCTGTGGGTACACCCGCTCACGGACCGGCCGGCGGTGGAGAACGCTCTCTGTTGGAGCTACAACCGCTGGCTGGCCGACATCCATTCCCGCGGCCACGGGCGCTTCCGTTGGGCTTGTGTGGCGTCGCTGAGCGACATCCCGGAGGCGCGGCGGCAGATGCGTTTCGCCCGGGACCACGGCGCGGTGGCGGTGAACATCTCCGGGCTCGACTACCGCAACCGGCTGATCAACGACCCCGACTTCTTCCCGCTCTACGAGGAAGCCAGCGACCTCGACATGCCCGTGTGCATCCACTCGGGCACCAACAGCCCGGACATGGACCGGGTCTGGGGCAAGCCCCTGTGCGGCTACCAGCGCAACAAGTTCGTGGGGCTCGGCGCGTTCCACCTGCTGATCATGTCGAACCTGCCCGACCGCTTCCCCAAGCTCCGCTGGGGCATCATCGAGCTGAGCGCGGGCTGGCTGCCCTACCTCATCAACGACCTGCGACGCCGCGTGGAACGGCGCGGCGGCAAGCTCAAGGAGCGCATCCTCGCCGACAACAACATCTGGGTCGCCGCCCAGATGAACGACGACCTGGAGCACATCATCAAGTACGTGGGCGACGACCGCCTGGTCATGGGCACCGACTACGGCCACGCCGACTCCTCCACCGAGATCCACGCGCTCCAGTTACTGCAGCAGCACGAGTTCCTCGCCCCCGAGAGCGTCTCGCGCATCCTCTACGACAACCCCGTGGAGTTGTACGCGTTGTAGCCGGAACCAAGAGCATCGTGTACCGCCTTGCTTGAATCCGACAGCGACACCAAACCGTAAGCTCCCAGGAGAAGACCCCATGGCAGACACCCCCGAGCTGGATCCCGTCAAGTACGAGATGTTCCTGCACCGCCTCTGGGCCATCGGCGAGGAGGGGCGTTCGTCGATCCAGAAGGTGACGGCGTCGCCCATCGTCGCCCAGGGGGGCGAGTGCATGGCGTCATTCTATACCGCCGAGGGTGAGATGATCCTGGCCTGCTCGGGGCACCTGCGCTTCGCCGCGGCCACCTCGGACGCCATCAAGAAGGTCATCGAGTGGTACGGCGAGAGTCCGGGCTTCTTCGATGGCGACCAGCTCTTCTTCAACGACCCCTACATCGCCGGCGCGCACACCTACGACATGCTCATCATGAAGCCCGTCTTCCATGACGGCGTGCTCACCAACTGGATCGCGTCGAGCATCCACACCGCGGACACGGGCGGTTCCATGCGCGGCGTGGCCACGGAGATCTACCACGAGGGCATCCGTATCCAGGGCGCCAAGGTGGTGGAGAAAGGCGAGTTCCGCGAGGACGCCTTCCGCTGTCTGACCCAGCAGTGTCGCGACCCCGAGTACGTGGGCCAGGACATCCGCTCGCAGATCGCGTCGAACAACGTGTGCGCCCGGGGCTTCCTGGAGTTGGTGGAGAAGTTCGGCCTGGACTTCATCGCGGGGGCGGGACGCAAGGTCATTGAGGACTCCGAGCGCATGGCGCGGGCGCGGTTGCGGGACCTGCCGGACGGCAACTGGACGTCGGTGATCCCCGGCACCGCCTGGGACCGCAAGGGCGGCGGGGTCAAGCCCTACCACGTGGTGTGCCGGCTGGAGAAGAAGGGCGAGGAGATGCACCTCGACTTCAGCGGCACCAGCGGCCAGATGAACGACATGTCCAACTCCACGCTGGCCGGCACCATGGCACAATTGGCGGTGGCCTTGACGGACTTCCTGTTCTGGGACGTTCCCTGGAGTGACGGCAAGTTCAAGCCGATTTCCGTCACCATCCCCGAGGGCAGCAT
This genomic stretch from Deltaproteobacteria bacterium harbors:
- a CDS encoding YciI family protein, which codes for MWYLVLSRSLPEKEELKQRNYDDHRDWLEQQHRAGRLLFSGPTSDRAYGIYVMLASSLSEAQALAGEDPHHARGIRTMEVLEWAPHRAFRMEATTIADVEAMASGNGPA
- a CDS encoding amidohydrolase family protein; translated protein: MPIIDADAHVVEIDETWEYLEPSEREYKPGVVYERLENGETLKSWIIGGNKVGTPWPGGGTRSDAITGTFIGNVPLDLKAKYMLDVDARLAHMDELGTDTQVLFPTLWVHPLTDRPAVENALCWSYNRWLADIHSRGHGRFRWACVASLSDIPEARRQMRFARDHGAVAVNISGLDYRNRLINDPDFFPLYEEASDLDMPVCIHSGTNSPDMDRVWGKPLCGYQRNKFVGLGAFHLLIMSNLPDRFPKLRWGIIELSAGWLPYLINDLRRRVERRGGKLKERILADNNIWVAAQMNDDLEHIIKYVGDDRLVMGTDYGHADSSTEIHALQLLQQHEFLAPESVSRILYDNPVELYAL